A genomic region of Pseudoalteromonas rubra contains the following coding sequences:
- a CDS encoding helix-turn-helix domain-containing protein, which produces MDIADVAKASGLKPSTLRYYEQKGLIHSAGRHGLRRYYDATVLEKLALINLGRFVGLSLDEIGQMLLPKGVDIDRALLRQKTAELDKQIASMQAIRDGLHHAAHCPAPNHLACPTFQRLMKLAGKRLKPQKSKL; this is translated from the coding sequence ATGGATATTGCTGATGTCGCCAAAGCCTCCGGGCTGAAACCTTCCACACTCAGGTATTACGAACAAAAAGGCCTGATCCACAGCGCTGGTCGACACGGGCTGCGCCGCTATTACGACGCCACAGTACTGGAGAAGCTCGCACTCATAAACCTGGGCCGTTTTGTCGGCTTATCTCTGGATGAAATCGGTCAGATGCTGCTGCCCAAAGGAGTAGACATAGACCGCGCCTTGCTGCGCCAAAAAACCGCGGAGCTGGATAAACAAATAGCTTCTATGCAAGCCATTAGAGACGGCCTCCATCATGCGGCACATTGCCCGGCGCCGAATCATCTGGCCTGTCCGACTTTTCAGCGACTCATGAAACTGGCAGGAAAGCGCCTAAAGCCACAAAAAAGTAAACTATAA
- a CDS encoding DUF418 domain-containing protein, with protein sequence MMYQSRQTLLDVIRGTAVLGILLMNIRLFSEPYAAYFSPLAHTDQSISGHLWWQIQYLFADQKFMAIFSMLFGASTALICDKQLTVGKSPYGYYLRRLAILLLIGLIHAYLIWHGDILVYYALCGLLPLLFVRVPALLTLLFGLLILAAGSANSLMTFNALKHLPDPVLSEVVAQHFAHAVLVNQAELDAFTAGWLEQVSMRVQLAAEFHLSTFPAWGGFRVSGLMLIGLALYRFGFISGHLSCRSYRNVALLAIPTGMALSVTGLWLNQHQHWQFPEFFFKNTLWNYWGSVLTACGYIALLAYISKRTWLKPWRNYLGLVGRMALSNYLLQSLLCTFWFYGLGFYTNTQVSGAVITIMVVWAIQLYGSKRWLERYSSGPVELLWRKLSGR encoded by the coding sequence ATGATGTACCAATCCAGACAAACGTTACTCGACGTCATCAGAGGCACCGCCGTGCTCGGTATTCTGTTAATGAATATTCGTCTTTTCTCTGAGCCCTATGCTGCTTATTTCTCTCCCCTGGCACACACAGATCAATCTATCAGTGGGCATCTGTGGTGGCAGATACAGTATCTTTTCGCCGACCAGAAATTTATGGCGATCTTTTCCATGCTGTTTGGGGCCAGTACAGCCCTTATTTGCGATAAACAACTGACTGTGGGCAAGTCACCCTATGGCTATTACCTGAGACGGTTAGCCATTCTGCTGCTCATTGGTCTGATCCATGCCTACCTGATCTGGCATGGTGACATTCTGGTCTATTATGCTCTGTGTGGTCTGCTCCCTTTGTTATTTGTCCGTGTGCCCGCTTTGCTTACGCTGCTGTTTGGATTACTGATACTGGCTGCTGGCAGTGCCAACAGCCTGATGACATTTAATGCACTCAAACACCTGCCAGACCCGGTGTTGTCCGAAGTCGTTGCACAACACTTTGCCCATGCCGTACTCGTCAATCAGGCCGAACTGGACGCTTTCACTGCCGGTTGGTTAGAGCAAGTCAGCATGCGCGTGCAGCTGGCAGCCGAGTTCCACCTCTCGACTTTTCCTGCCTGGGGGGGATTTCGGGTATCTGGTTTGATGTTAATTGGCCTTGCGCTCTATCGATTCGGGTTTATATCGGGTCACTTGTCTTGTCGCAGCTATCGCAATGTGGCACTGCTAGCTATTCCAACTGGTATGGCTTTATCTGTCACCGGGCTGTGGCTTAATCAGCACCAACATTGGCAATTCCCGGAGTTCTTTTTCAAAAATACGCTGTGGAACTACTGGGGCTCTGTACTTACCGCATGCGGCTATATAGCTCTACTGGCCTATATCAGTAAGCGCACCTGGCTGAAGCCCTGGCGGAATTATTTAGGTCTGGTAGGCCGCATGGCACTGAGCAATTATTTACTACAAAGCCTGCTCTGTACGTTCTGGTTTTATGGGCTAGGTTTCTATACCAATACCCAAGTATCGGGTGCTGTCATAACTATCATGGTCGTCTGGGCTATCCAGTTGTACGGCTCAAAACGATGGCTGGAGCGTTATTCTTCTGGACCCGTTGAATTACTCTGGCGCAAACTGTCGGGTCGCTGA